A window of Lodderomyces beijingensis strain CBS 14171 genome assembly, chromosome: 1 contains these coding sequences:
- a CDS encoding mitochondrial 37S ribosomal protein mS45: protein MQEFLGPKNRRGEYYLNKYYYVPQRNRPNYIVPDGSPVVGGKSIPDIVPRPDRFGGGSGGNGEARDPSLHPFPHNTYTKTNYLIPQDLKDQIVDAVATKGYHPQEVAHKYGINLQRVEAILKLSSIEKTFQVKDKFKNDLQSYAKVMKRIFPLFQGGSTADNLTEIPTPHKTLTDRFLTIEENEPFGPVDAAKILHLEPASQTLKNLTEFNLEDAQKQQQVIESKKVDVVYGKRRENENKLFRFTKKNVGDFGHRYGASRRDRKVDRAIGFDASGKMIYLHPDQ, encoded by the exons ATGCAAGAATTCTTGGGACCAAAGAATAGAAGAGGTGAATACTATTTGAACAAGTACTACTATGTGCCTCAACGAAACAGGCCAAACTATATAGTGCCTGACGGTAGCCCAGTTGTCGGCGGGAAAAGCATCCCGGATATAGTTCCAAGACCAGACAgatttggtggtggtagcgGCGGTAATGGTGAAGCAAGGGATCCTTCGTTGCACCCTTTCCCACACAACACTTACACCAAGACCAACTATTTGATCCCGCAGGATTTGAAAGACCAAATCGTCGATGCTGTTGCTACCAAAGGGTACCATCCGCAAGAAGTTGCTCACAAGTATGGTATAAATTTGCAACGTGTTGAAGCGATATTGAAATTGAGTTCAATTGAGAAAACGTTCCAAGTCAAG gATAAATTCAAGAATGATTTACAGTCCTATGCCAAAGTAATGAAGCGGATATTTCCCTTGTTCCAAGGTGGATCAACGGCTGACAATTTAACTGAAATCCCCACTCCACACAAGACATTGACCGACCGGTTCCTTaccattgaagaaaacgaaCCGTTTGGTCCCGTTGACGCagccaagatcttgcacTTAGAACCAGCTAGCCAGACGTTGAAGAACTTGACCgagttcaatttggaagatGCCCAAAAGCAACAGCAGGTTATCGAAAGCAAGAAGGTCGATGTTGTATATGgcaagagaagagaaaatgaaaataaGTTGTTTAGATTCACCAAGAAGAATGTCGGAGACTTTGGTCATCGTTACGGTGCTTCAAGAAGAGATAGAAAAGTCGATAGAGCTATAGGATTCGATGCTTCTGGTAAGATGATTTACTTACATCCTGACCAGTAA